In Panthera tigris isolate Pti1 chromosome C1, P.tigris_Pti1_mat1.1, whole genome shotgun sequence, the following proteins share a genomic window:
- the COL3A1 gene encoding collagen alpha-1(III) chain: MTSFVQKGTWLLLALLHPTVILAQQQEAVDGGCSHLGQSYADRDVWKPEPCQICVCDSGSVLCDDIICDEQELDCPNPEIPFGECCAVCPQPPTAPPRPPNGHGPQGPKGDPGPPGIPGRNGDPGIPGQPGSPGSPGPPGICESCPTGPQNYSPQFESYDVKSGVVGAGIAGYPGPAGPPGPPGPPGTSGHPGSPGSPGYQGPPGEPGQAGPAGPPGPPGAIGPSGPAGKDGESGRPGRPGERGLPGPPGMKGPAGMPGFPGMKGHRGFDGRNGEKGETGAPGLKGENGLPGENGAPGPMGPRGAPGERGRPGLPGAAGARGNDGARGSDGQPGPPGPPGTAGFPGSPGAKGEVGPAGSPGSSGSPGQRGEPGPQGHAGAPGPPGPPGTNGSPGGKGEMGPAGIPGAPGLIGARGPPGPSGTNGAPGQRGAAGEPGKNGAKGEPGPRGERGEAGSPGIPGPKGEDGKDGSPGEPGANGLPGAAGERGAPGFRGPAGANGLPGEKGPAGERGGPGPAGPRGAPGEPGRDGVPGGPGIRGMPGSPGGPGSDGKPGPPGSQGESGRPGPPGPSGPRGQPGVMGFPGPKGNDGAPGKNGERGGPGGPGPQGPAGKNGETGPQGPPGPTGPAGDKGDVGPPGPQGLQGLPGTSGPPGENGKPGEPGPKGEAGSPGTPGGKGDSGAPGERGPPGALGPTGPRGGAGPPGPEGGKGPAGPPGPAGAAGTPGLQGMPGERGGPGGPGPKGDKGEPGSSGADGAPGKDGPRGPTGPIGPPGPAGQPGDKGEGGAPGLPGIAGPRGGPGERGEHGPPGPAGFPGAPGQNGEPGAKGERGAPGEKGEGGPPGVAGPPGGSGPAGPPGPQGVKGERGSPGGPGAAGFPGGRGPPGPPGNNGNPGPPGPTGAPGKDGPPGPPGSNGAPGSPGVSGPKGDAGQPGEKGSPGAQGPPGAPGPLGIAGITGARGLAGPPGIPGPRGNPGPQGVKGESGKPGTPGHNGERGAPGPQGLPGLAGTAGEPGRDGNPGSDGLPGRDGAPGGKGDRGENGSPGPPGAPGHPGPPGPVGPAGKNGDRGETGPAGPSGAPGPAGSRGAPGPQGPRGDKGETGERGSIGIKGHRGFPGNPGAPGAPGPAGHQGAVGSPGPAGPRGPVGPSGPPGKDGTSGHPGPIGPPGPRGNRGERGSEGSPGHPGQPGPPGPPGAPGPCCGAGGGVAFAGIGGEKAGGFAPYYGDEPMDFKINTEEIMTSLKSVNGQIESLISPDGSRKHPARNCRDLKFCHPELQSGEYWIDPNQGCKLDAIKVFCNMETGETCINASPVNVPRKNWWIDSGAEKKHVWFGETMDGGFQFSYGNPDLPEDVLDVQLAFLRLLSSRASQNITYHCKNSIAYMDQASGNVKKALRLMGSNEGEFKAEGNSKFTYTVLEDGCTKHTGEWGKTVFEYRTRKAVRLPIVDIAPYDVGGPDQEFGVDIGPVCFL, encoded by the exons GGCCCTCCTGGTATTCCTGGGAGAAATGGTGATCCTGGTATTCCAGGACAGCCAGGTTCCCCTGGTTCTCCTGGCccccctggaatctgtgaatcaTGCCCTACTGGTCCTCAG AACTACTCTCCCCAGTTTGAATCATACGATGTCAAGTCTGGAGTAGTAGGAGCAGGAATTGCAGGCTACCCCGGGCCAGCT GGTCCCCCTGGCCCTCCTGGTCCCCCTGGTACATCCGGTCATCCTGGCTCTCCA GGTTCTCCAGGATACCAAGGTCCCCCTGGTGAACCTGGGCAAGCTGGTCCTGCA ggCCCCCCAGGACCCCCTGGTGCTATAGGCCCATCTGGTCCTGCTGGAAAAGAT GGGGAATCAGGAAGACCTGGGCGACCTGGAGAGCGAGGGTTGCCCGGACCTCCA GGTATGAAGGGTCCAGCTGGCATGCCTGGATTCCCTGGTATGAAAGGACATAGA GGCTTTGATGGACGAAATGGAGAAAAGGGTGAAACAGGTGCTCCTGGATTAAAg GGGGAAAATGGCCTGCCTGGTGAAAACGGAGCTCCTGGACCCATG GGTCCAAGAGGAGCTCCTGGTGAAAGAGGACGGCCAGGACTTCCCGGAGCCGCA GGGGCTCGAGGTAATGATGGTGCTCGCGGAAGTGATGGACAACCA ggtCCCCCTGGTCCCCCTGGAACTGCAGGATTCCCTGGTTCCCCTGGTGCTAAG GGTGAAGTTGGACCTGCAGGATCTCCTGGTTCAAGTGGCTCCCCTGGACAAAGAGGAGAACCAGGACCTCAGGGACATGCTGGTGCTCCAGGTCCTCCT GGCCCTCCTGGGACCAATGGTAGTCCTGGCGGTAAAGGCGAAATG GGTCCTGCTGGCATCCCTGGAGCTCCCGGACTGATAGGAGCCCGGGGTCCTCCTGGACCATCTGGAACCAATGGTGCTCCTGGACAGCGAGGTGCTgca GGTGAACCTGGTAAAAACGGTGCCAAAGGAGAGCCAGGGCCACGTGGTGAACGT GGTGAAGCTGGTTCTCCAGGTATCCCAGGGCCTAAAGGTGAAGACGGCAAAGATGGTTCGCCTGGAGAACCTGGTGCAAATGGACTTCCGGGAGCTGCAGGAGAAAGG GGTGCTCCTGGGTTCCGAGGACCTGCTGGAGCAAACGGCCTTCCAGGAGAAAAG GGCCCCGCTGGGGAGCGTGGTGGTCCAGGCCCTGCAGGGCCCAGAGGAGCTCCTGGAGAACCTGGCCGAGATGGTGTCCCTGGAGGTCCAGGAATAAGG GGCATGCCTGGAAGCCCAGGAGGACCAGGCAGTGATGGGAAACCAGGACCTCCC ggAAGTCAAGGAGAAAGTGGCCGCCCAGGTCCTCCAGGCCCATCTGGTCCCCGAGGTCAGCCTGGCGTCATGGGTTTCCCTGGTCCTAAAGGAAATGAT GGTGCACCAGGCAAGAATGGAGAACGAGGTGGTCCTGGAGGTCCTGGCCCTCAG GGTCCTGCTGGGAAAAATGGTGAAACTGGACCTCAAGGCCCCCCAGGACCTACC GGGCCAGCTGGTGACAAAGGAGATGTAGGACCCCCTGGTCCACAAGGATTACAA GGCTTACCTGGAACCAGTGGACCtccaggagaaaatggaaaacctGGAGAACCA GGTCCAAAGGGTGAAGCTGGTTCACCTGGAACTCCAGGAGGCAAG GGTGATTCCGGTGCCCCCGGTGAACGTGGGCCCCCTGGAGCCTTGGGGCCCACTGGACCAAGAGGTGGAGCTGGCCCCCCTGGTCCCGAAGGAGGAAAG GGGCCTGCTGGTCCCCCTGGGCCAGCTGGCGCTGCTGGGACTCCTGGTCTGCAAGGGATGCCTGGAGAAAGAGGAGGTCCTGGAGGCCCTGGTCCCAAGGGTGACAAG GGTGAACCAGGCAGTTCAGGTGCTGATGGTGCTCCAGGGAAAGATGGTCCAAGG gGTCCTACTGGTCCCATTGGTCCTCCTGGCCCAGCTGGCCAGCCTGGAGATAAG GGTGAAGGTGGTGCCCCTGGACTTCCGGGTATAGCTGGTCCTCGTGGTGGCCCT GGTGAGAGAGGTGAACATGGGCCTCCAGGACCTGCTGGCTTCCCTGGTGCTCCT GGACAGAATGGTGAGCCCGGTGCCAAAGGAGAAAGAGGTGCTCCTGGTGAGAAAGGTGAAGGCGGCCCCCCTGGAGTCGCAGGACCCCCCGGAGGTTCTGGGCCCGCT GGTCCCCCTGGTCCCCAGGGTGTCAAAGGTGAACGTGGCAGTCCTGGTGGTCCC GGTGCTGCTGGCTTCCCCGGCGGTCGTGGTCCTCCTGGTCCTCCTGGTAATaat GGGaacccaggccccccaggccccACCGGTGCTCCAGGCAAGGATGGGCCCCCTGGTCCACCTGGTAGCAATGGTGCTCCTGGAAGCCCTGGAGTGTCTGGACCCAAAGGTGATGCTGGCCAGCCTGGTGAGAAGGGATCTCCTGGCGCCCAGGGCCCCCCG GGAGCTCCAGGCCCACTTGGCATTGCCGGGATTACGGGAGCGAGGGGTCTTGCAGGACCACCAGGCATACCAGGTCCCAGGGGAAACCCAGGCCCGCAGGGCGTCAAG GGTGAAAGTGGGAAACCAGGAACTCCTGGTCACAATGGAGAACGTGGTGCTCCTGGACCCCAGGGTCTTCCTGGTCTGGCTGGTACAGCTGGTGAACCTGGAAGGGAT ggaaACCCAGGATCAGATGGTCTGCCAGGCCGAGATGGAGCTCCTGGTGGCAAG GGTGACCGTGGAGAGAACGGCTCTCCTGGTCCTCCTGGTGCTCCTGGTCAtccaggcccacctggccccGTCGGTCCGGCTGGAAAGAATGGTGACAGAGGAGAAACC gGCCCTGCTGGTCCTTCTGGGGCTCCAGGTCCTGCTGGCTCCCGAGGTGCCCct GGTCCCCAAGGCCCACGTGGTGACAAAGGTGAAACAGGTGAACGTGGTTCTATTGGCATCAAAGGACATCGAGGATTCCCTGGTAATCCAGGAGCCCCAGGTGCTCCA GGTCCTGCTGGTCACCAAGGTGCAGTTGGTAGTCCAGGACCCGCAGGCCCCAGA GGACCTGTTGGACCCAGTGGGCCCCCCGGCAAAGATGGAACAAGCGGACACCCAGGTCCCATTGGACCCCCAGGGCCTCGAGGTAACAGAGGTGAAAGAGGATCTGAG GGCTCCCCAGGTCACCCAGGACAACCGGGTCCTCCTGGACCTCCTGGTGCCCCTGGTCCATGCTGTGGTGCTGGTGGGGGTGTTGCCTTCGCTGGTATTGGAGGTGAAAAAGCTGGCGGATTTGCCCCATATTATGGAGATGAACCAATGGATTTCAAAATCAACACCGAGGAGATTATGACCTCACTCAAATCAGTCAATGGACAGATAGAGAGCCTCATTAGTCCTGATGGGTCCCGTAAACACCCTGCTCGGAACTGCCGAGACCTGAAGTTCTGCCATCCTGAACTCCAGAGTG GAGAATATTGGATTGATCCTAACCAAGGCTGCAAGTTGGATGCTATTAAAGTATTCTGTAATATGGAAACTGGGGAAACATGCATAAATGCCAGTCCTGTGAATGTTCCACGTAAGAACTGGTGGATAGATTCTGGTGCTGAGAAGAAACATGTTTGGTTTGGAGAAACCATGGATGGTGGTTTTCAG TTTAGCTATGGCAATCCTGACCTTCCTGAAGATGTCCTCGATGTCCAGCTGGCATTCCTCCGACTTCTCTCCAGCCGGGCCTCCCAAAACATTACGTATCACTGCAAGAATAGCATTGCATACATGGATCAGGCCAGTGGGAATGTAAAGAAAGCCCTGAGGCTGATGGGTTCAAATGAAGGTGAATTCAAGGCTGAAGGGAATAGCAAATTCACATacacagttctggaggatggTTGCACT AAACACACTGGGGAATGGGGCAAAACAGTCTTCGAATATCGAACACGCAAGGCCGTGAGATTACCTATTGTAGATATTGCACCCTATGATGTTGGTGGTCCTGATCAAGAATTTGGTGTGGACATTGGCCCCGTTTGCTTTTTATAA